Proteins from a single region of Alloscardovia omnicolens:
- a CDS encoding DUF6350 family protein: MAQGRVISSKDHTSDAIPPSGAPLRSHGSAILYGIFSTFLAFTLFALFVFLSSALFLLITAMETGSDISNITSQFTASLIVISQGIAIKTDSLVLSITPLGLSFIAIRLLRTVFIRRRNTVIGNIASVVTWTLLVALTAVFVRRNIDSPMWAIFVYPSCMALLSYAWSCTRDSAEYAVCKTQIEGFFSATTRRTLIFGLRTARRILYVYAFIGIITFIIWISLGYQSVQKVFDMTHMGIGSQIMSSIFTLAWLPNLVTWALAWTLGATISIGSLGHFNLWIDQSTHLPPIPIFGILPEAVSTDIAQKIILLIPIVLIIMVGLYSEFIPSEHALIKPRYTLRNMIDYVYPIGSFITSIIVTIPVFMLFIVSSSGALGRKNLAHIGLDFSHSLSSFGRPVQWGLILAWLVAIVIALGQSGILYVRNYLGTSTQEDAHQQTETDNLMDDDSDDYDDSEDSQDSEDSEDSAHNKHIEETQASNDAAEQFSPNHNHPREDNNE; this comes from the coding sequence ATGGCACAAGGTCGCGTGATTTCGTCGAAAGACCACACTTCAGATGCAATACCGCCATCTGGTGCGCCTCTGCGAAGTCACGGCAGTGCAATCCTCTATGGAATTTTCTCCACATTTTTAGCATTTACGCTCTTTGCACTGTTTGTATTTCTCAGTTCTGCGCTATTTTTATTAATAACCGCAATGGAAACTGGCTCAGATATCAGTAATATAACCTCGCAGTTTACGGCATCGCTTATTGTGATCTCTCAGGGTATTGCCATAAAAACTGACTCTTTAGTTTTATCAATTACGCCTTTGGGTCTCAGTTTCATCGCCATACGCCTGCTCCGCACAGTTTTTATACGCCGTAGAAATACTGTTATTGGCAATATTGCCAGCGTTGTTACATGGACTCTGCTGGTGGCTCTTACAGCTGTTTTTGTACGACGAAATATAGACTCGCCTATGTGGGCTATTTTTGTGTATCCAAGTTGCATGGCGTTACTCAGTTACGCGTGGTCTTGTACACGTGATTCAGCCGAATATGCAGTTTGCAAAACTCAGATAGAAGGTTTCTTCTCTGCAACCACCCGCAGAACTTTAATCTTTGGATTGCGCACAGCTCGCCGTATTCTCTATGTTTACGCTTTCATCGGTATCATTACCTTTATTATCTGGATAAGCCTGGGATACCAATCAGTACAAAAAGTTTTTGATATGACGCATATGGGGATTGGGTCGCAAATTATGTCGAGTATTTTCACTCTGGCATGGCTTCCTAATCTCGTCACATGGGCATTGGCATGGACTCTGGGTGCCACGATTTCTATAGGTTCTTTAGGACACTTTAATTTATGGATTGATCAATCCACTCATTTACCTCCGATCCCTATTTTCGGCATTCTTCCTGAAGCAGTATCCACAGATATAGCTCAGAAAATTATTCTTCTGATTCCTATTGTTCTAATAATCATGGTGGGATTATATAGCGAATTTATTCCGAGCGAGCACGCACTGATCAAACCGCGATATACTCTGCGCAACATGATTGATTATGTGTATCCAATCGGAAGCTTTATCACCAGTATCATTGTGACTATTCCAGTGTTTATGCTGTTTATCGTTAGCTCATCAGGCGCTTTAGGGCGTAAAAATCTTGCGCATATTGGTTTAGATTTTTCGCATAGTCTCAGCAGTTTTGGTCGTCCCGTGCAGTGGGGATTAATTCTGGCATGGCTTGTTGCTATCGTCATTGCTCTCGGCCAGTCAGGAATACTCTATGTGCGAAATTATCTGGGCACTTCAACCCAAGAAGACGCACACCAACAAACAGAAACAGATAATCTCATGGATGATGATTCTGATGATTATGATGATTCTGAGGACTCTCAGGACTCTGAGGACTCTGAGGACTCTGCGCACAATAAACATATAGAAGAAACACAAGCTAGCAATGACGCAGCTGAACAGTTTTCCCCAAACCACAACCACCCACGGGAGGATAATAATGAGTGA
- the purH gene encoding bifunctional phosphoribosylaminoimidazolecarboxamide formyltransferase/IMP cyclohydrolase has translation MSETTSRPIKRALVSVYHKEGLEVLAKAFQEAGTAVVSTGSTAQALASYGVNVTPAEQVTGFPECLDGRVKTLHPRIHAGILADMTNPDHVSQLSDLNVEPFDAVIVNLYPFADTVRSGADEASIIEKIDIGGPSMVRAAAKNASTVAVITDPADYSVLAQRIENGEGFTLSERRYLAAKAFAHTAAYDSTIIEWASQHWTKPESMADSEEFSTYSRTWDKAAVLRYGENSHQNASLYVDPLTTGDFAHAEQLGGKPMSYNNYVDADSAWRSVWDFPNQIAVAVVKHSNPCGLAIGETVAQAHKKAHACDPMSAYGGVIAANTTVSLEMAQSVKPIFTEVIVAPDYEPAALELLQTKKNLRILKVPVAPVAHPQIRQIDGGLLVQDMDAFQSEGDDVKNWTLVAGSAADEQTLADLQFAWRAVRSVKSNAILIAHDGATVGIGMGQVNRVDSSHLAVDRANTLADGANRTKGAVAASDAFFPFADGMKILTDAGVTAIVHPGGSIRDEEVFHAAEEAGITMYVTGTRHFFH, from the coding sequence ATGAGTGAAACCACCTCACGCCCAATTAAGCGTGCGCTTGTTTCTGTCTATCACAAAGAAGGACTTGAGGTTCTAGCCAAAGCCTTCCAAGAAGCAGGAACTGCGGTTGTCTCCACCGGTTCGACTGCTCAAGCACTGGCAAGCTATGGCGTGAACGTTACGCCTGCAGAACAGGTTACAGGATTCCCAGAATGTCTTGATGGCCGTGTTAAGACCTTGCATCCTCGCATTCATGCTGGAATTTTGGCGGATATGACTAACCCTGATCATGTATCGCAGCTGAGTGACCTTAACGTGGAACCTTTCGACGCTGTTATTGTCAATCTTTATCCTTTTGCAGACACTGTGCGTTCAGGCGCTGACGAGGCCTCCATTATCGAAAAGATTGATATTGGTGGCCCTTCGATGGTTCGCGCTGCAGCAAAGAACGCATCTACTGTTGCAGTTATTACGGATCCTGCTGATTATAGTGTGCTAGCACAGCGCATTGAAAACGGCGAAGGCTTTACTTTATCTGAACGCCGCTATTTGGCTGCCAAAGCATTTGCACATACTGCTGCATATGATTCTACGATTATTGAATGGGCTAGCCAGCATTGGACTAAGCCTGAAAGTATGGCAGATAGCGAAGAATTCTCTACCTATTCTCGCACCTGGGATAAGGCTGCTGTTTTGCGTTATGGTGAGAACTCTCATCAGAACGCCTCTCTGTATGTTGATCCATTGACTACTGGTGATTTCGCTCATGCAGAGCAACTCGGCGGTAAGCCAATGAGCTATAACAATTATGTAGATGCTGATTCGGCATGGCGCAGTGTGTGGGATTTCCCAAATCAGATTGCCGTGGCTGTAGTCAAGCATTCTAACCCATGCGGTTTGGCAATTGGCGAAACCGTTGCTCAAGCTCACAAAAAAGCTCATGCCTGTGACCCAATGAGTGCTTACGGTGGCGTTATTGCTGCCAATACAACCGTAAGTTTAGAGATGGCTCAATCTGTTAAGCCAATTTTTACTGAAGTGATTGTGGCTCCAGATTATGAACCTGCGGCATTAGAACTGTTACAGACGAAGAAAAATCTTCGTATTCTGAAAGTTCCAGTAGCACCTGTTGCGCATCCTCAGATTCGTCAGATCGATGGCGGTTTACTCGTTCAGGACATGGATGCGTTCCAATCAGAAGGCGACGATGTGAAGAACTGGACTCTGGTTGCTGGCTCTGCTGCAGATGAGCAAACTCTTGCAGATTTGCAGTTCGCATGGCGAGCAGTACGTTCCGTAAAGTCTAATGCAATTTTGATTGCACACGATGGTGCAACAGTTGGCATTGGTATGGGGCAAGTCAATCGTGTAGATTCATCACATTTGGCAGTCGATCGCGCTAATACGCTGGCTGATGGCGCAAATCGTACGAAAGGTGCTGTAGCTGCCTCCGATGCATTCTTCCCATTTGCTGATGGTATGAAGATTCTCACTGATGCTGGTGTGACGGCAATTGTTCATCCTGGTGGCTCTATTCGTGATGAAGAAGTATTCCATGCTGCTGAAGAGGCTGGGATTACTATGTATGTAACTGGCACACGACACTTCTTCCACTAA
- a CDS encoding DUF3017 domain-containing protein, with protein MTHQADHIEPIWPSALTVATILVGTLLAWFNHVDWATYLFAAFAFIMGLWRVIARDKAPWKVRSVAFDAVISFGLAGGLVLTYISILML; from the coding sequence ATGACACATCAAGCTGATCATATTGAACCAATATGGCCAAGTGCTCTCACCGTAGCAACAATTCTTGTAGGCACTCTTTTAGCATGGTTTAACCATGTTGACTGGGCAACCTATTTGTTTGCTGCTTTTGCTTTCATTATGGGCTTATGGCGCGTCATTGCACGTGATAAAGCACCGTGGAAAGTACGTTCAGTAGCATTTGATGCTGTTATTAGTTTTGGATTAGCAGGTGGCTTAGTCCTCACCTATATCAGTATTTTGATGCTTTAA
- a CDS encoding aquaporin — protein MTDNLVYTSQTPKPSHTLSSNLLVRVAAEFVGTAVITFAIYVLSSWGTMINSNSSLIMVAVGTMLAYGIASATFGRASGGHFNPAVSFAGMLTGIVTWLEGLAFIVAQVLGALAAAGVWYVVTPISQNVPRTMWLSITVNGFGDNSPAHTLLGSSSGLSFGITSAIVVELIFTLLVICAFFTTVRPNGSAHKNHAVAVGAAYGLGAMVSYLVDGAGMNPARSTGIAVIASFENMAVKPVSQLWVFWIVPLVAAAVAAFGFIIRDSVQAQRAETQAAVAALRLEQEAAAAADSEDNSSEEGTFDEISEEQLPDVVIETEDNDANRAQE, from the coding sequence ATGACAGATAATTTAGTGTATACATCTCAAACTCCTAAGCCTTCTCATACTTTAAGCAGTAATCTTTTAGTTCGTGTTGCTGCTGAATTTGTTGGAACAGCAGTTATTACTTTCGCTATTTACGTATTAAGCTCTTGGGGTACCATGATTAACTCCAATTCCAGCTTAATTATGGTGGCCGTGGGCACGATGTTGGCATACGGCATTGCAAGTGCAACATTTGGTCGAGCAAGTGGTGGTCATTTTAATCCAGCTGTATCTTTTGCGGGTATGTTAACCGGCATCGTGACATGGCTTGAAGGATTGGCTTTTATAGTGGCTCAAGTGCTCGGGGCTTTGGCTGCCGCAGGCGTATGGTATGTGGTTACGCCAATTTCTCAGAATGTTCCACGCACAATGTGGTTGAGCATTACTGTTAATGGTTTTGGCGATAACTCCCCTGCTCATACGCTGCTTGGATCCTCATCTGGTTTGAGCTTCGGCATTACCAGCGCTATTGTGGTTGAACTTATCTTCACTCTTCTTGTTATCTGCGCATTCTTCACAACTGTGCGTCCAAATGGTTCTGCTCATAAGAATCATGCTGTGGCAGTGGGAGCAGCCTACGGTTTGGGTGCTATGGTGTCGTATCTGGTTGATGGTGCAGGCATGAATCCTGCTCGCTCTACCGGCATTGCTGTGATTGCTTCTTTCGAAAATATGGCTGTTAAGCCTGTAAGCCAATTGTGGGTCTTTTGGATTGTTCCATTAGTAGCTGCTGCAGTTGCTGCCTTTGGTTTTATTATTCGTGATTCTGTGCAAGCTCAGCGTGCTGAAACTCAGGCAGCTGTGGCTGCGTTACGTTTGGAGCAAGAAGCGGCAGCTGCTGCTGATAGCGAAGATAATTCATCTGAAGAGGGTACTTTTGATGAGATTTCTGAAGAACAGCTACCAGACGTTGTTATAGAAACTGAAGATAACGATGCTAACCGTGCTCAAGAATAA
- a CDS encoding pseudouridine synthase, translating to MPHPYSRAKKAHEESESGIRLQKVLAQAGFGSRRKCEIMITDGRVEVDGQLITELGTRVDPHKQEIRVDGSRIRLSDKHITLALNKPKKVLSAMEDKKGRWTLRDIIGDGYERVFHMGRLDYDSEGLILMTDDGELAQHVMHPKYEIPKTYIVTVEGHIGGNVARRLVRTGVQLDDGWIKLDQCTVLDQTREFSMLRVVLHSGRNRIVRRIFGSIGFPVVRLVRTQIGPIKLGEIKAGSYRILSKTEVDSLAKAVGL from the coding sequence ATGCCACATCCATATTCCCGTGCGAAAAAAGCACATGAAGAATCCGAGTCCGGAATTCGTCTTCAAAAAGTTTTAGCTCAAGCAGGTTTTGGCTCTCGTCGTAAATGCGAAATCATGATTACTGATGGTCGCGTAGAGGTGGACGGTCAACTCATCACAGAATTGGGCACTCGCGTAGATCCCCATAAGCAGGAGATTCGCGTAGACGGTTCACGTATTCGTTTATCAGACAAACATATTACTTTGGCTTTGAATAAGCCTAAAAAAGTGCTCTCTGCCATGGAAGATAAGAAGGGTCGTTGGACTCTTCGCGATATTATTGGCGATGGCTATGAGCGTGTTTTCCATATGGGGCGTTTGGATTATGACTCTGAAGGTCTGATCTTGATGACCGATGATGGTGAGCTAGCTCAGCACGTTATGCACCCTAAATATGAAATCCCTAAAACTTACATTGTGACGGTTGAAGGTCATATTGGGGGAAATGTTGCCCGTCGTTTAGTACGCACCGGTGTGCAGCTTGATGATGGTTGGATTAAGCTCGATCAGTGCACTGTGCTCGATCAAACCCGTGAGTTTTCTATGCTTCGCGTGGTGTTGCATTCGGGACGTAACCGTATTGTGCGTCGTATTTTTGGCTCAATTGGTTTCCCTGTTGTGCGCTTGGTACGCACACAGATCGGACCTATTAAGCTCGGTGAAATTAAAGCTGGATCTTATCGTATTCTGTCTAAAACCGAAGTAGATTCGTTAGCTAAGGCGGTCGGTCTATGA
- the der gene encoding bifunctional cytidylate kinase/GTPase Der → MITVAIDGPSGVGKSSTSRALAQHFGYAYLDTGAMYRAAAWWCLHHGESLDFTDADQETTERLTELVAQFFTEEHIDISLDPSNPGISSDGQDISQDIRSTEVASHVSALSSIIPIRHVLIAAQRAYIASEENPQSFSQGAGIVVEGRDITTVVAPDADVRVLLTAREEVRQARRNTQNASSANTATDNVAARDAKDAKVTSFLEASEGVTTVDNSDMSFDQTLQVLIDMVDTAIDEQLFNNYVDQMNEYELEEGDEAYLSEDAFVDSADEEEHDDTVGVLAIVGRPNVGKSTLVNRILGRRAAIVEDTPGVTRDRVTYEAEWAGTRFQLVDTGGWEADVEGIDSAIASQAQIAVQLADAVVLVVDGVVGLTASDERIVSMLRAAGKPVTVAVNKLDTQMSEYQASEFWSLGLGEPYPISAMHGRGVGDLLDVALDKLAQAEKTSGLLTPSHLRRIALVGKPNVGKSSLLNQLSGENRAVVSDIAGTTRDPVDEVVNVGGQDWLFIDTAGIKRRLHKQSGADYYSSLRTQAAIERSELALVLFDVSEPISDQDLKVMSQAVDAGRAVVLVFNKWDKLDDFGRQRIERLWKTEFNRVTWAQRVNLSALTGWHTNRLKLAMDTALENWDKRVSTGRLNSFLGQIQAAHPHPLRGGKQPRILFATQASNRPPRFVIFTTGFLDHSYRRFIEHSLRDEFGFEGTPIQISVNVREKKKRK, encoded by the coding sequence ATGATTACAGTTGCTATTGATGGCCCATCAGGAGTGGGCAAGTCAAGCACCTCGCGTGCTCTGGCACAGCATTTCGGTTATGCATACTTAGATACAGGCGCTATGTATCGTGCTGCTGCATGGTGGTGCCTACATCATGGTGAAAGCTTAGATTTTACTGATGCTGATCAGGAAACAACAGAACGTTTAACCGAGCTCGTCGCACAATTCTTCACCGAAGAACATATAGACATATCTCTTGATCCGAGCAATCCTGGTATTTCCAGTGACGGTCAGGATATTAGTCAGGATATTCGATCGACTGAAGTAGCTTCTCATGTGTCTGCTCTTTCGTCCATTATCCCCATTCGTCATGTTCTTATTGCTGCTCAGCGCGCATATATTGCAAGCGAAGAGAATCCTCAAAGCTTCTCACAAGGCGCTGGAATTGTGGTAGAAGGTCGCGATATTACCACTGTTGTGGCTCCTGATGCCGATGTTCGCGTGCTGTTGACTGCACGTGAAGAGGTACGCCAGGCACGCCGTAACACTCAAAATGCTTCATCAGCAAACACGGCTACGGATAATGTAGCTGCTCGCGATGCTAAAGATGCGAAAGTTACTTCTTTCTTAGAAGCTAGCGAAGGTGTAACCACTGTAGATAACTCAGATATGAGTTTCGACCAAACACTTCAAGTGTTAATCGATATGGTGGATACTGCCATTGATGAACAGCTCTTCAACAATTACGTCGACCAGATGAACGAATACGAGCTGGAAGAAGGCGACGAAGCATACCTGAGCGAGGATGCTTTTGTTGATAGTGCTGATGAAGAAGAACACGATGACACTGTGGGCGTGCTTGCAATTGTGGGACGTCCAAATGTAGGTAAATCTACTCTGGTCAATCGTATTTTAGGTCGTCGAGCTGCCATCGTTGAAGATACTCCAGGTGTTACTCGTGACCGCGTCACCTATGAAGCTGAATGGGCAGGTACGCGTTTCCAACTCGTCGATACTGGCGGTTGGGAAGCTGATGTAGAGGGTATTGATTCCGCTATTGCTTCTCAAGCTCAAATTGCCGTGCAGCTTGCGGACGCGGTTGTGCTTGTGGTTGATGGTGTGGTTGGTTTAACAGCTAGCGATGAGCGTATTGTATCTATGCTACGTGCTGCAGGAAAACCTGTAACCGTGGCTGTTAATAAGCTAGATACTCAGATGTCCGAGTACCAGGCCTCAGAATTCTGGAGTTTGGGATTGGGAGAGCCTTATCCAATTTCTGCTATGCACGGTCGCGGTGTGGGGGATTTGCTTGATGTGGCATTAGATAAGCTCGCACAAGCTGAAAAAACCTCTGGTCTGCTCACTCCTTCTCATTTGCGACGCATCGCTTTGGTGGGTAAGCCAAATGTGGGCAAGTCTTCGCTGCTCAATCAATTATCTGGAGAAAATCGCGCTGTTGTTAGCGATATTGCAGGCACCACACGCGATCCAGTTGATGAAGTGGTCAATGTTGGCGGTCAGGATTGGCTTTTTATTGATACTGCAGGTATTAAACGCCGTTTGCATAAGCAGTCGGGCGCTGATTATTATTCCAGTTTGCGCACCCAGGCTGCGATTGAGCGTTCTGAATTAGCCTTAGTTCTTTTTGACGTATCCGAACCTATTTCTGATCAGGATTTGAAAGTCATGAGTCAGGCTGTGGACGCAGGTAGGGCAGTAGTTCTGGTCTTTAATAAGTGGGATAAACTCGACGATTTTGGTCGTCAACGTATTGAACGCTTATGGAAAACTGAGTTTAACCGCGTTACATGGGCTCAAAGAGTGAACTTATCAGCTTTGACTGGATGGCATACCAATCGTTTGAAGCTGGCCATGGATACAGCTTTGGAAAATTGGGATAAGCGAGTGTCTACAGGACGTCTCAATTCCTTCCTCGGTCAAATCCAAGCTGCTCATCCGCATCCTTTGCGTGGCGGAAAGCAACCGCGTATTCTTTTCGCAACTCAAGCGTCGAACCGTCCTCCACGCTTCGTGATTTTTACCACGGGCTTCTTGGATCACAGTTATCGTCGTTTTATTGAGCATTCTCTGCGTGATGAATTTGGTTTCGAAGGTACTCCAATTCAGATCTCTGTTAATGTTCGTGAAAAGAAAAAGCGCAAATAA